The following coding sequences lie in one Metopolophium dirhodum isolate CAU chromosome 5, ASM1992520v1, whole genome shotgun sequence genomic window:
- the LOC132945648 gene encoding tigger transposable element-derived protein 6-like, with the protein MPRTALTLSDKVKLIELKETQKLSTKELITRFKCGKTQVYDAIKNKEKIMDDWVNSKNSGKSKRVKNPLFEQIDQKLYEWFNSVRSKNLPISGPILQTEAMKLAEKMNVNDFKASNGWLEKFKKRHDIVWKQVSGEANDVNQETVEEWKQKISRLIAGYEAKDVYNADETGLFFKGIPTKSLVMKSESCSGGKKAKDRLTVLMCGSMAGEIRKPLVIGKSKKPRCFKNMDISSLPVIWKFNKKAWMTTEIMEQWLRYFNADMRSQNRNVLMFLDNAACHPKIELSNMKILMLPPNTTSITQPMDQGVIYTFKSYYRKFLLQSLLCKMDNCSSAHQFAKSISVLDAVNWIALACNNVKAECVRNCFRKAGFLSNEGTNIDLPENALKEMNEECVTANVDVEDFITFDSKLETHQTYDSVTFLEDEEKEEENDDNDDSETNDEPKIKDFKTAISYLEDLQKFSAMISNSNLLELTTKARECAEHAALKHKKQSNIKNYFS; encoded by the coding sequence atgcCACGTACAGCCCTGACTTTGTCCGATAAAGTTAAACTAATCGAGTTGAAGGAGACACAAAAACTAAGTACGAAAGAACTTATTACTAGATTTAAATGTGGAAAAACTCAAGTTTACGAcgcgataaaaaataaagaaaaaattatggaTGATTGGGTAAATAGCAAAAATTCCGGAAAGAGCAAAAGAGTGAAAAATCCCTTGTTTGAACAAATTGACCAAAAGTTATATGAGTGGTTTAACAGCGTTCGGTCAAAAAATTTACCAATTTCCGGTCCAATTTTACAAACAGAAGCTATGAAATTGGCTGAAAAAATGAATGTCAACGATTTCAAGGCTTCGAATGGTTGgctagaaaaatttaaaaaaaggcatGATATTGTTTGGAAACAAGTGAGTGGTGAAGCCAATGACGTTAATCAAGAAACTGTGGAGGAGTGGaagcaaaaaatctcaagacTCATTGCTGGATATGAAGCAAAAGACGTCTATAATGCTGACGAAACGGGgcttttttttaaaggtattcCAACTAAGTCACTTGTAATGAAAAGTGAATCATGTTCTGGAGGAAAAAAAGCCAAGGATCGCTTAACAGTGCTCATGTGTGGTAGTATGGCTGGAGAAATAAGGAAGCCATTGGTAATAGGCAAGTCTAAAAAACCACGGTGTTTTAAGAACATGGACATTTCTTCATTACCTGTCAtatggaaatttaataaaaaagccTGGATGACTACAGAAATAATGGAGCAGTGGTTGCGTTATTTTAACGCAGATATGCGATCTCAGAATAGAAACGTCTTAATGTTCTTAGATAATGCTGCATGTCACCCAAAGATCGAACTATCTAATATGAAAATACTTATGCTGCCCCCAAATACTACATCAATCACCCAACCAATGGATCAAGGAGTGATTTACACGTTCAAATCTTACTATCGTAAGTTTTTACTTCAATCTTTATTATGCAAGATGGATAATTGTTCTTCAGCCCATCAGTTTGCGAAATCAATAAGTGTCTTGGATGCTGTCAACTGGATAGCGTTGGCTTGCAATAATGTGAAAGCTGAATGTGTgcgaaattgttttcgtaaagCCGGGTTTCTTTCAAATGAAGGAACCAATATAGATTTACCAGAAAATGCTTTGAAAGAAATGAATGAGGAGTGCGTTACAGCAAATGTTGATGTAGAAGATTTCATTACATTTGATAGTAAATTAGAGACGCATCAAACTTACGATTCGGTGACTTTTTTAGAAGACgaggaaaaagaagaagaaaacgATGATAATGATGACAGCGAGACCAATGATGAgccaaaaataaaagattttaaaaccGCAATCTCATATTTAGAAGATTTACAAAAGTTTTCAGCCATGATATCTAATTCAAATCTGTTAGAACTTACCACAAAAGCTCGAGAATGTGCCGAACATGCTGCTCTTAAACACAAAAagcaatcaaatattaaaaattatttttcttaa